The following coding sequences lie in one Lepeophtheirus salmonis chromosome 11, UVic_Lsal_1.4, whole genome shotgun sequence genomic window:
- the LOC121126169 gene encoding glutathione S-transferase kappa 1, producing MINSLLGCPGSRLRVTSHLLRSFSSSSKTPYQHPTKINFYYDTLCPNSWLAFEILLRYRPVWALDLTLCPVSLKMIQEANKAPSILTQLRNSFNYSQYYFHDVERRGKIFKVPIQIPESPYYLFGAAGSDNQQQFLLALRSKYPELLEEASRQLWYRTWSEDMDVNKIHSLLVMAERIGLNVDEAIELIESIDSHKEALKTESQNAVEAGVFGLPFIQVIPNGDKSESFHGADSFEVLASLLKKTWNGPIPNPENFKPIQDAPVSDVFVSLEVFDKIQEEAAKVERNQASDKKS from the exons aTGATAAACTCATTACTTGGTTGTCCGGGATCAAGACTAAGAGTAACTAGTCATCTCCTCAGGtccttctcctcctcctccaaAACTCCTTATCAACATCCtaccaaaattaatttctattatgACACCCTATGTCCGAACTCCTGGTTGGCTTTTGAAATCCTTCTTCGATATCGTCCCGTCTGGGCTCTTGATCTCACTCTCTGTCCAGTGTCTTTGAAAATGATTCAAGAGGCGAATAAGGCACCCTCTATACTTACGCAATTGCGAAATTCCTTCAATTATtctcaatattattttcatgatgTTGAAAGAAGagggaaaatatttaag GTGCCCATTCAAATTCCAGAATCTCCGTATTACCTTTTTGGAGCAGCAGGCTCCGACAATCAACAGCAATTCCTCCTTGCCCTCCGGTCTAAATATCCAGAACTCTTAGAAGAGGCGAGTCGACAATTGTGGTATCGTACATGGAGTGAGGACATGGATGTGAATAAAATACACAGTCTCTTGGTCATGGCAGAACGCATAGGATTAAATGTAGATGAGGCCATTGAACTCATTGAGTCCATAGACTCACACAAAGAAGCCTTGAAAACAGAGTCGCAAAACGCAGTAGAGGCGGGTGTCTTTGGCCTACCCTTTATTCAAGTGATTCCTAACGGAGATAAATCAGAGTCTTTTCATGGAGCAGATTCCTTTGAGGTATTAGCAAGTCTTCTTAAGAAAACTTGGAATGGACCTATTCCGAATCCAGAAAATTTTAAGCCCATACAAGATGCTCCAGTATCAGATGTTTTTGTGTCTCTTGAGgtatttgataaaatacaaGAGGAGGCTGCTAAAGTAGAGAGGAACCAAGCCTCTGACAAGAAGTCATAA
- the LOC121125976 gene encoding uncharacterized protein, which translates to MEWLPSECLASIFQYLSLSDRLRCRCVSSRWKRILLEWSLLNEGRFLIRKDTQWTPFFSEGCPYLFHSIKFLHLESVSISYDRYRHQWDALTPRLRGLVLQSSDISSTDFISILSGCVNLRSLHLVRLRDLFLSGVVLNKEQDVSRLALSLSKLRDLNLSENRYMSDFIFSRLVHCAKELESLDISGCNILNGACAPTSVFTFPELFRRIAQGGCHQLKTLNLSSTGLDDKGLFELSELSSNLSLKNINLSSCSGISGEGLLRLLESQTGLETLNLDHCHRWMNISTEDRVCQIALRLAKIPNVSLAGLYIPDEWNSSSKKLFQALSKGNLWRQLNVSGVRVPGESLIHSFTTGGVLCNLRYLLMSNFSSCFSSERLLTFFGSCRDLRILNLSGVENVTDSVLTLIFSRLKDLESLNLNGCVQVTDIGLGIQETPQIMQSPRSDADSKIHKRELTDVFIDDVEDDIVTIKNLTKLRELFISSTKVTSSSIRNSFFFKDLSKIDVSYCFSLDDSSFVFLGDQCPLLQHVIAKKCNITDVGFIALTKRLKILSEIDVEGNQYLSSHALDDLPLTCRYLKVLNISHCYKISQDAVARVEEAFFNLTLYRHMYSTYQMMNENFNDPILLYKKSKKFEPWKLFCCVSKPSPQLQD; encoded by the coding sequence ATGGAATGGCTCCCTTCCGAATGTCTGGCTTCCATTTTCCAATATCTCTCACTGAGTGATCGTCTCCGCTGTAGGTGCGTTTCCTCCCGATGGAAAAGAATTCTCCTGGAGTGGTCCCTCCTGAACGAGGGACGCTTCCTCATTCGAAAAGACACTCAATGGACACCCTTCTTCTCTGAAGGCTGTCCCTACCTCTTCCATTCTATCAAGTTTCTTCATTTAGAGTCCGTCTCCATTAGTTACGATCGCTACCGTCATCAATGGGACGCGCTCACTCCTCGTCTTCGAGGTCTTGTTCTTCAATCCTCTGACATTTCATCAACTGACTTTATTTCTATTCTGAGTGGTTGTGTTAATCTGAGATCCCTACACTTGGTTCGTCTGCGTGACTTATTTCTCTCTGGAGTCGTGCTCAACAAAGAACAGGATGTTTCACGCCTGGCTTTGAGTTTAAGTAAACTACGAGACTTGAATCTATCCGAAAATCGATACATGTCGGATTTTATTTTCTCTCGTCTCGTCCATTGTGCTAAGGAACTGGAGTCCTTAGATATCAGTGGATGCAATATTCTAAATGGAGCCTGTGCTCCAACCTCTGTATTTACGTTTCCAGAGCTATTTAGAAGAATTGCTCAAGGAGGTTGTCATCAATTAAAGACATTGAATCTTAGTTCCACTGGATTGGACGACAAAGGGCTCTTCGAGCTTAGTGAACTCTCATCTAATCTatccttgaaaaatataaatttatccagCTGCTCTGGCATAAGTGGGGAAGGGTTGCTGAGACTCTTGGAAAGTCAAACGGGGTTGGAAACTCTCAATTTGGACCATTGTCACAGATGGATGAATATCTCTACAGAGGACAGAGTTTGTCAAATTGCATTGCGATTAGCCAAAATTCCCAATGTGTCCCTAGCTGGTCTTTATATTCCAGATGAATGGAATTCCTCTTCTAAAAAGCTATTTCAAGCATTATCTAAAGGGAATTTATGGAGACAATTGAATGTGTCTGGAGTCCGTGTCCCTGGAGAATCCCTTATTCATTCATTCACAACGGGTGGAGTTTTATGTAATTTGAGATATTTACTAATGTCCAACTTTTCATCCTGTTTTTCTTCTGAGAGGCTCTTGACCTTCTTTGGATCATGCAGAGATTTGAGGATTTTGAACTTGAGTGGAGTTGAAAACGTGACAGACTCTGTTCTAACCCTCATATTCTCTCGCTTGAAGGATTTAGAGAGCCTAAATCTAAATGGATGTGTTCAAGTCACAGATATTGGTCTTGGGATTCAGGAAACTCCACAAATTATGCAAAGCCCTAGATCTGATGCAGATTCCAAGATCCATAAGCGAGAATTGACGGATGTATTTATTGATGATGTTGAGGACGACATTGTCACAATCAAAAATTTGACCAAACTTAGGGAATTGTTTATTTCGTCAACTAAAGTCACTTCATCCTCCATTcgtaattcatttttcttcaaggaTTTGTCTAAGATAGATGTAAGCTACTGCTTCTCCTTGGATGACTCCAGTTTTGTCTTCCTCGGAGATCAATGTCCTCTATTGCAGCATGTCATTGCAAAGAAATGCAATATCACGGATGTGGGGTTCATTGCTCTCACTAAGCGACTCAAAATCCTATCAGAAATTGATGTGGAAGGGAATCAATATCTTTCGAGCCACGCTCTTGACGATCTCCCTCTCACTTGTAGGTACCTAAAAGTCCTCAACATTTCTCACTGCTACAAAATAAGTCAAGATGCTGTGGCCAGAGTTGAAGAGGCCTTCTTTAATTTGACTCTCTATCGGCATATGTACTCCACGTATCAAATGATGAATGAAAACTTTAATGATCCAATTTTactctataaaaaatcaaaaaaattcgaACCCTGGAAACTATTCTGCTGTGTCTCCAAGCCAAGCCCACAATTACAAGATTGA